A single region of the Arthrobacter sp. V1I7 genome encodes:
- a CDS encoding transposase, with amino-acid sequence MRRAQIQILALDRTRANQLLSTGHAFQQTHDYKRNGTETLFAAPDVLTGSSVSAHTFCQRHTNTGSVDFPGQVAAAPPVVELHVICNNYATHKHQNARYWLAANPQTTLHFTPTSCFWLNMVEILFGLSSANRSAADHSTGSTTSNRPSGPTSPTTTKAPNQSAGSKPQNTYWTRLSGSKQPTRATSCLLLLPVENPYCFFPPSHDLAGPAPLFHVKRERARTGRSGLETT; translated from the coding sequence ATGAGACGAGCCCAGATCCAGATCCTGGCCCTGGACCGCACGCGTGCGAACCAGTTGCTGTCCACTGGTCATGCGTTCCAGCAGACGCACGATTACAAGCGCAACGGGACCGAGACGCTCTTCGCGGCCCCGGACGTGCTCACTGGCAGCTCAGTCAGTGCCCACACCTTCTGCCAACGGCACACCAATACCGGGTCCGTGGACTTCCCGGGCCAGGTTGCGGCCGCTCCGCCAGTCGTTGAACTGCACGTCATCTGCAACAACTACGCCACCCACAAGCATCAAAACGCCAGGTACTGGCTGGCAGCCAACCCGCAGACGACGCTGCACTTCACCCCGACGAGCTGCTTCTGGCTGAACATGGTCGAGATCCTCTTCGGGCTGTCGTCTGCCAACCGATCAGCCGCGGATCATTCCACTGGGTCCACGACCTCGAACAGACCATCGGGACCTACATCGCCGACTACAACGAAGGCGCCCAACCAGTCCGCTGGATCAAAACCGCAGAATACCTACTGGACAAGATTAAGCGGAAGCAAACAACCAACACGCGCCACCAGCTGCTTGCTGCTATTGCCGGTGGAGAACCCATATTGCTTCTTCCCACCCTCGCACGATCTCGCGGGTCCGGCGCCGCTGTTTCACGTGAAACGGGAGCGAGCCCGAACTGGACGCAGCGGGTTAGAAACCACGTAG
- the trxA gene encoding thioredoxin, which translates to MSNAKDVTDASFSADVLAADKPVIVDFWAEWCGPCRKLGPILDEISVEYSEKVNVVKVNVDDNPAIAAEYGITSIPAVYLFQNGEVKSTVIGARPKQFFEKEFADVLS; encoded by the coding sequence ATGAGCAACGCTAAAGATGTAACCGACGCCAGTTTCAGTGCAGATGTGCTGGCAGCGGACAAGCCCGTCATCGTGGATTTCTGGGCCGAATGGTGCGGACCGTGCCGCAAACTGGGGCCGATCCTTGACGAGATCTCCGTGGAGTACAGCGAAAAGGTGAACGTCGTGAAGGTCAACGTTGACGACAACCCGGCCATCGCCGCCGAGTACGGCATCACGTCCATCCCGGCCGTCTACCTCTTCCAGAACGGCGAGGTCAAGAGCACGGTAATCGGTGCCAGGCCCAAGCAGTTCTTCGAGAAGGAGTTCGCGGACGTACTGTCCTAG
- the trxB gene encoding thioredoxin-disulfide reductase, which translates to MSNAENTASVVRDVIIVGSGPAGYTAAVYTARANLNPLLLAGSVTAGGELMNTTDVENYPGFPDGIMGPDLMENFEKQAARFGTEIQFEDVTELDLDGDIKTVTIGTGETFRARSIILSTGSAYRELGLPNEKRLSGHGVSWCATCDGFFFKDQDIAVIGGGDSAMEEALFLTKFAKSVTVVHRRGTLRASKIMADRALAHDKINFIWNTGVDDVIGQDKVTGLRLKNVLNGTETELAVTGVFVAIGNDPRTDLVKGKLDLTPEGTIAVEGRTSKTSLKGVFAAGDVIDPTYRQAITASGSGCVAALDVEHYLADFDA; encoded by the coding sequence GTGAGCAACGCAGAAAACACCGCGTCCGTAGTACGTGATGTCATCATCGTCGGCTCCGGCCCCGCGGGCTACACCGCCGCGGTGTACACGGCACGCGCCAACCTGAATCCGCTGCTCCTGGCCGGATCAGTGACCGCCGGCGGCGAACTGATGAACACTACTGACGTCGAGAATTACCCCGGATTCCCTGATGGCATCATGGGCCCGGACCTGATGGAAAACTTCGAGAAGCAGGCCGCCCGCTTCGGCACTGAAATTCAGTTCGAGGACGTAACCGAACTGGACCTCGACGGCGACATTAAGACTGTAACCATCGGCACGGGGGAGACCTTCCGGGCACGCTCCATCATTCTTTCGACTGGTTCGGCCTACCGGGAGCTCGGCTTGCCGAATGAAAAGCGCCTCTCAGGCCACGGTGTCAGCTGGTGCGCAACCTGCGACGGTTTCTTTTTCAAGGATCAGGATATCGCGGTCATTGGCGGCGGCGACTCCGCCATGGAAGAGGCACTGTTCCTCACCAAGTTCGCAAAGTCCGTCACCGTGGTGCACCGCCGCGGCACCCTGCGGGCCTCCAAGATTATGGCCGACCGCGCCCTGGCCCACGACAAGATCAACTTCATCTGGAACACCGGCGTGGACGACGTCATTGGCCAGGACAAAGTCACCGGATTGCGGTTGAAGAACGTTCTGAACGGTACCGAAACTGAACTGGCGGTCACTGGCGTTTTCGTGGCCATCGGCAACGATCCGCGCACCGACCTCGTCAAGGGAAAGCTGGATCTCACCCCCGAGGGAACCATTGCGGTGGAGGGGCGTACTTCCAAGACAAGCCTCAAGGGTGTTTTCGCCGCCGGCGACGTCATCGACCCCACCTACCGCCAGGCCATCACGGCTTCGGGGTCCGGGTGTGTGGCCGCCCTCGACGTCGAACACTACCTCGCCGACTTCGACGCCTAA
- a CDS encoding ABC transporter substrate-binding protein — protein MSHPIDVGSVLGGRYKVTATVLTSHDQDLVLDGVDQVLNRSVSILVAGPDNADQVARSAREVATGERPGHVQILDLGVSDLTTYLITNHTPAADLLDLVVSSNPPYVEPFFTDTLGSEIFGQARSKEPETYDGLYDDEEVDAGYIDYGQQPRAAAEPQSPPVQPSREPSRPTSPLSPPAGAAAAAAAGMAAASGPKRPPMTAPRTASPHTTAPQPVQKAGASQPTTMQPGVPSAPAQPGPEASADEPKVSLWSDDDYHYDGSAEEDRRTQQAQPAAGNAAGEVLLPAEQDRTPRNFPAAARKAETDEDDYEEDEGPGREPRSMRWLVGGLLAAVLVVGLIFAVTNLGSLFKSGPQPAAGTSSASTPAAGSGNPSSTAGSAPVAGPPAIEGVTRSGDFDFAGTYDADLAKTFDGNGASYWSDMEFATDNWGGLATEVPLVVKLEGPSQVSSVTLSQLGASGGNISVLTNDRPSLEGAKQVGSNSFTSPDLTISLQEPVTAQYVIVSIKTLPKLAAPKTRYGFGLRLAEIKVQ, from the coding sequence GTGTCCCACCCGATCGATGTCGGATCAGTACTAGGTGGCCGTTATAAGGTCACTGCCACCGTACTGACTTCGCATGACCAGGATCTGGTGCTGGACGGCGTCGACCAGGTGCTCAACCGTTCCGTGAGCATCCTGGTGGCCGGCCCGGACAACGCCGACCAGGTGGCCAGGAGTGCCCGCGAGGTGGCGACGGGAGAACGGCCGGGACACGTGCAGATCCTCGATCTGGGCGTCAGCGACCTCACCACGTACCTCATCACCAACCACACCCCCGCGGCCGACTTGCTGGATCTTGTGGTCTCCTCCAACCCTCCGTACGTCGAACCGTTCTTCACGGACACGCTGGGCAGCGAGATCTTCGGACAGGCCCGCTCCAAAGAACCCGAAACCTACGACGGCCTCTATGACGATGAGGAAGTCGACGCCGGTTACATCGACTACGGACAGCAGCCTCGGGCGGCCGCCGAGCCACAGTCTCCGCCGGTCCAGCCGTCCCGCGAACCCTCTCGCCCGACGTCGCCCCTGTCACCGCCCGCCGGAGCTGCGGCAGCCGCCGCAGCCGGGATGGCTGCTGCGAGTGGGCCTAAGAGGCCCCCGATGACCGCACCCCGGACGGCGTCGCCGCACACGACGGCTCCCCAGCCGGTTCAGAAAGCGGGCGCTTCTCAGCCGACCACAATGCAGCCGGGTGTGCCTTCCGCCCCGGCGCAACCCGGTCCGGAAGCATCCGCGGACGAACCGAAGGTTTCCTTGTGGTCCGATGACGACTACCACTATGACGGGTCCGCTGAAGAGGATCGCCGGACCCAACAGGCTCAGCCCGCAGCTGGGAACGCCGCCGGTGAAGTCCTGCTTCCCGCGGAACAGGACCGCACGCCGCGCAATTTTCCCGCTGCTGCGCGGAAGGCCGAGACGGATGAGGATGACTACGAAGAGGACGAAGGGCCCGGCCGCGAACCCCGCTCCATGCGCTGGCTCGTCGGCGGATTGCTGGCAGCCGTCCTGGTCGTGGGCCTGATTTTTGCCGTGACCAACCTCGGCAGCCTCTTCAAGAGCGGCCCGCAGCCTGCCGCCGGCACTTCCTCGGCCAGCACCCCGGCCGCCGGCTCCGGGAATCCGTCGTCGACCGCCGGGTCCGCGCCTGTCGCCGGACCTCCAGCTATCGAGGGAGTCACCCGTAGCGGCGACTTCGACTTCGCTGGGACGTATGATGCCGATCTGGCCAAAACCTTTGACGGAAACGGCGCCAGCTACTGGTCCGACATGGAATTCGCCACCGACAACTGGGGCGGCCTCGCCACTGAGGTGCCGCTGGTGGTCAAACTCGAGGGCCCCTCCCAGGTCTCTTCGGTGACGTTGAGCCAGCTGGGCGCCTCCGGTGGAAATATCAGCGTCCTCACCAACGACCGCCCGTCCCTGGAGGGAGCAAAGCAGGTCGGAAGCAACAGTTTCACGTCTCCGGATCTCACCATCTCCTTGCAGGAGCCAGTCACCGCGCAGTACGTCATCGTGTCCATCAAGACGCTTCCCAAGCTCGCAGCCCCCAAGACACGCTACGGATTTGGCCTGCGCCTCGCCGAGATCAAAGTCCAGTAG
- the murJ gene encoding murein biosynthesis integral membrane protein MurJ yields MKTMSSAEPTPSPSGPADPKAVHTGEARSSAIMAAGTLVSRFLGFGKTWLLAAALGLGSTVNDTFINANNLPNLIFLLVAGGVFNAVLVPQIIKASRAPDRGADYVSRLLTLAVLVLLSLTLLVTLLAPWVIELTTQDYSPQQKALAVTFAFWCLPQIFFYGLYALLTQILNANGAFGPAMWAPILNNIVAIAGLGMFIGIMGANAANPHTIDTWDSFQTFLVAGFSTIGVVAQTAILLVPVFRLRLGLRPRFGWRGVGLGQAARLSVWTLATAAVGQLAFLYVMRIATIPGAERLRLEQTGDPAADTLPGNAVLEVASQLYLLPHSIIALSLATVLFNRMTRASQDGNHNELRNALSHGLRTMAVATVFGALALFALAGPLGMFFSGGERQDGVMLAQTLTILALSTPFMSANFMMSRVFYANEDARTPFFIQLVLALVNVVAAFLIQFLPFDQIIFAIAILYTGGNILSVIVSAIFLRRLLGHLDGPRIINSYIRMGYAALGSALVGALALWLLGSYSPDGFAWSSPLAALVAIVVVGPLMLAAYLVLLKLFRVTELRDLLQPLLGRFRRDSKTESGPAAEGGAEGGVAGGSAGGPASEGAGTVPARPERATVSVDTGLIPRISGEFDAASFRAGPDIRGHEERAGWPGGPEGGYLPAEDLPSSAEGGLGRGNVPLPGRRTYQGPAGHNPYFPFGRKKKK; encoded by the coding sequence ATGAAGACGATGTCATCAGCCGAACCCACTCCCTCGCCCTCCGGTCCCGCCGATCCCAAAGCTGTCCACACCGGAGAAGCCCGTTCCAGCGCGATCATGGCCGCGGGCACCCTCGTCTCGCGCTTCCTGGGGTTCGGCAAGACCTGGCTGCTGGCAGCCGCCCTGGGTCTTGGCTCCACGGTCAACGACACGTTCATCAACGCGAACAACCTGCCGAACCTGATTTTCCTGCTGGTGGCAGGCGGCGTCTTCAATGCCGTCCTGGTGCCCCAGATCATCAAGGCCAGCAGGGCTCCGGACCGGGGTGCGGATTACGTCAGCCGGCTCCTGACCCTGGCCGTGCTGGTCCTGCTCTCCCTCACGCTGCTCGTCACTCTGCTGGCGCCCTGGGTCATCGAACTGACCACCCAGGACTATTCGCCGCAGCAAAAGGCCCTTGCTGTCACCTTCGCGTTCTGGTGCCTCCCGCAGATCTTCTTCTACGGCCTGTACGCCCTGCTCACCCAGATCCTCAATGCCAACGGCGCCTTCGGGCCCGCGATGTGGGCTCCGATCCTGAACAATATCGTGGCGATTGCAGGACTGGGCATGTTCATTGGCATCATGGGTGCCAACGCCGCCAACCCCCACACGATTGACACCTGGGACTCGTTCCAGACCTTCCTGGTGGCCGGGTTCTCCACTATCGGAGTGGTGGCCCAGACCGCCATTCTGCTGGTCCCGGTGTTCCGGCTCCGGCTCGGGCTGCGGCCGCGCTTTGGCTGGCGCGGGGTGGGACTGGGGCAGGCCGCCAGATTGAGTGTCTGGACCCTGGCGACGGCCGCCGTCGGGCAGTTGGCCTTCCTCTATGTCATGCGCATCGCCACTATCCCGGGTGCCGAACGCCTCCGCCTGGAACAAACCGGTGACCCCGCGGCGGACACCCTGCCGGGAAACGCCGTGCTGGAAGTGGCCAGCCAGCTTTACCTGCTGCCGCACTCGATCATCGCGCTGTCCCTTGCCACGGTGCTCTTCAACCGCATGACCCGGGCGTCCCAGGACGGGAACCACAACGAACTGCGCAATGCGCTGTCGCACGGATTGAGGACCATGGCCGTAGCGACGGTCTTCGGGGCACTGGCGCTGTTCGCCCTCGCCGGACCGCTGGGCATGTTCTTCTCCGGAGGGGAACGTCAGGACGGTGTCATGCTGGCCCAGACGCTGACGATCCTTGCCCTCAGCACCCCGTTCATGAGCGCAAATTTCATGATGTCCCGGGTGTTCTACGCCAACGAGGATGCACGGACGCCGTTCTTCATCCAGCTGGTGCTGGCGCTCGTCAACGTGGTGGCGGCCTTCCTGATCCAGTTCCTGCCGTTTGATCAGATCATCTTCGCCATCGCCATCCTCTATACCGGCGGGAACATCCTGTCCGTGATCGTGAGCGCCATCTTCCTGCGCCGGCTCCTGGGCCACCTGGACGGCCCTCGGATCATCAATTCCTACATCAGGATGGGCTACGCTGCCCTTGGCTCCGCCCTCGTCGGCGCCCTGGCCTTGTGGCTGCTGGGCAGTTACAGCCCGGACGGGTTCGCCTGGAGCAGCCCTCTTGCGGCACTGGTGGCGATCGTCGTCGTCGGCCCCCTCATGCTTGCCGCCTACCTTGTCCTATTGAAACTCTTCCGCGTCACCGAACTGCGGGACCTGCTGCAGCCCCTGCTGGGCCGGTTCCGGCGCGATTCAAAGACCGAATCCGGCCCGGCCGCCGAGGGAGGTGCCGAGGGAGGCGTCGCCGGCGGCAGCGCCGGTGGCCCGGCCTCTGAGGGCGCCGGAACGGTCCCGGCCCGGCCGGAACGGGCCACCGTCTCGGTGGACACGGGGCTGATCCCCAGAATTTCCGGTGAGTTCGACGCCGCGTCCTTCCGGGCCGGCCCGGACATCCGGGGGCACGAGGAACGCGCCGGCTGGCCAGGCGGGCCCGAGGGCGGGTACCTGCCGGCCGAAGACCTGCCCAGTTCGGCCGAGGGCGGTCTCGGCCGGGGCAACGTCCCACTGCCGGGCCGTCGGACGTACCAGGGCCCGGCAGGTCACAATCCGTATTTCCCATTCGGCCGTAAGAAGAAAAAATAA
- a CDS encoding NUDIX hydrolase — MPSAIGANVAPVQHSGQASLPTVEEISAGGVVVDTSDAALRVAIIARLNRGGRLEWCLPKGHPEGQESNEEAAVREIAEETGIEGKILAPLGSIDYWFTVSGHRVHKTVHHYLLQATGGELTIENDPDKEAVDVAWVPIQELARKLSFSNERRIADLAKEVLPEQR; from the coding sequence TTGCCATCGGCAATCGGTGCCAACGTCGCGCCTGTCCAGCACTCGGGACAGGCATCCCTGCCGACCGTGGAGGAGATCTCCGCCGGCGGCGTCGTTGTGGACACATCCGACGCCGCTTTGCGCGTTGCCATCATCGCCCGCCTCAACCGGGGCGGCCGGCTGGAATGGTGCCTGCCGAAAGGCCATCCGGAAGGCCAGGAAAGCAACGAGGAAGCCGCGGTGCGTGAGATCGCCGAGGAAACCGGGATAGAGGGCAAGATTCTCGCGCCGCTGGGCAGTATCGATTACTGGTTTACCGTCAGCGGGCACCGCGTCCACAAGACCGTCCACCATTACCTGCTGCAGGCCACCGGCGGGGAACTCACGATCGAAAACGATCCGGACAAGGAAGCCGTGGACGTCGCCTGGGTTCCCATCCAGGAACTGGCACGAAAACTCTCCTTTTCGAACGAGCGCCGCATCGCGGATCTCGCCAAGGAAGTCCTTCCGGAACAACGCTAG
- a CDS encoding CCA tRNA nucleotidyltransferase → MAHAHHKTDSHTVDFQVDPVVLELGQRFVDAGHELSLVGGPVRDLFLGRVSPDLDFTTDATPDQTVALIKKWADNYWEIGRAFGTIGMRKSGFQIEITTYRAEAYDPDSRKPVVAFGHSLTDDLLRRDFTINAMALRLPDLELVDPFGGVRDLHGSILATPGTPETSFSDDPLRMMRAARFAAQLGVAVHEDVRAAMTRMAERITMISAERVREELVKLICAAHPRAGVDLLVDTGLAEFVLPEVAALRLEADEHHRHKDVYQHSLQVLEQAATLETDADGAVPGPDFALRFAALMHDVGKPATRRFEPGGAVSFRHHDMVGSKLTAKRMKALRFDNDTIKAVARLVELHMRFYGYGDAGWSDSAVRRYVTDAGPLLERLHRLTRSDVTTRNQRKAERLSFAYDDLESRIASLREQESLEAVRPDLDGGQIMALLGLKPGPVVGRAYKFLLEERMEHGPLDPDVAVAKLREWWAAQPESAPDEKTGANPAVEPSTTEES, encoded by the coding sequence ATGGCGCACGCACATCACAAGACTGACTCGCACACTGTTGACTTCCAGGTGGACCCGGTGGTTCTGGAGCTCGGGCAGCGGTTCGTGGACGCCGGCCATGAACTCTCCCTCGTCGGCGGGCCCGTGCGTGACCTGTTCCTGGGCCGCGTCTCCCCCGACCTGGATTTCACCACGGATGCCACCCCGGACCAGACGGTGGCCCTGATCAAGAAGTGGGCGGATAACTACTGGGAGATCGGCCGGGCCTTCGGCACGATCGGGATGCGCAAGTCCGGTTTCCAGATCGAAATCACCACGTACCGCGCCGAAGCCTACGATCCCGACTCGCGCAAACCGGTGGTGGCCTTCGGACATTCCCTGACCGATGACCTGCTCCGCCGGGACTTCACGATCAATGCGATGGCCCTGCGCCTGCCGGACCTGGAGCTGGTGGACCCCTTCGGCGGCGTCCGCGACCTGCACGGCTCCATCCTTGCCACGCCGGGAACCCCGGAGACCTCCTTCTCCGACGACCCGCTGCGCATGATGCGCGCGGCCCGGTTTGCCGCCCAGCTGGGCGTGGCGGTCCATGAAGACGTCCGCGCAGCCATGACCCGGATGGCGGAACGGATCACTATGATCTCCGCCGAACGCGTGCGGGAGGAGCTGGTCAAGCTCATCTGCGCTGCCCATCCCCGGGCCGGCGTGGACCTGCTGGTCGACACCGGACTGGCCGAGTTCGTGCTGCCTGAGGTCGCCGCACTCCGCCTGGAGGCCGATGAGCACCACCGCCACAAGGATGTGTACCAGCATTCCCTCCAGGTCCTGGAGCAGGCCGCCACCCTGGAGACCGATGCCGACGGCGCCGTTCCCGGCCCCGACTTCGCGCTGCGGTTCGCTGCCCTGATGCACGACGTCGGAAAGCCGGCCACGCGCCGCTTCGAACCGGGCGGCGCGGTGAGCTTCCGGCACCACGACATGGTGGGCTCCAAACTGACGGCAAAACGTATGAAGGCGCTCCGCTTCGACAACGACACGATCAAGGCGGTGGCCCGTCTTGTCGAGTTGCACATGCGGTTCTACGGGTACGGCGACGCCGGCTGGAGCGACTCCGCCGTCCGCCGCTACGTCACCGACGCGGGACCCCTCCTGGAGCGGTTGCACCGGCTCACCCGCTCGGACGTGACCACGCGCAACCAGCGCAAGGCGGAGCGGCTGTCCTTCGCCTATGACGACCTGGAATCCAGGATTGCGAGCCTGCGCGAGCAGGAATCCCTCGAGGCCGTCCGTCCCGACCTGGACGGCGGACAGATCATGGCGCTGCTGGGCCTCAAGCCCGGTCCCGTCGTCGGCCGGGCCTACAAGTTCCTGCTGGAAGAGCGGATGGAACACGGCCCGCTGGACCCGGACGTAGCCGTGGCCAAACTGCGCGAGTGGTGGGCTGCCCAACCGGAGTCTGCTCCCGATGAAAAAACCGGAGCCAACCCCGCCGTCGAACCGTCCACAACTGAGGAGTCCTAA
- a CDS encoding histidine phosphatase family protein has product MIAPTYAPRPQLWILRHGETEWSKSGQYTGLTDLPLTVEGEQQAVEARKVLDAVDFDLVLTSPLRRARRTAELAGYPGAQLEPLAVEWDYGDYEGISSDLIRKDNPDYLIWTHGVPNGESLDDVAARADKIVARVLESGLDNVLMVAHGHFSRILTARWLGLDPSEGRHFILGTAKVCTLGWDKKTPAVVRWGL; this is encoded by the coding sequence GTGATTGCACCGACGTACGCCCCACGCCCGCAGTTGTGGATCCTGCGGCACGGCGAAACCGAGTGGTCAAAGAGCGGGCAGTACACCGGTCTGACCGACCTTCCCCTGACCGTGGAAGGGGAGCAGCAGGCTGTCGAGGCGCGCAAGGTGCTCGACGCCGTCGACTTTGACCTCGTGCTGACCTCGCCCCTCCGGCGGGCGCGCCGGACGGCGGAACTGGCCGGCTACCCGGGCGCCCAGCTGGAGCCGCTGGCCGTCGAGTGGGATTACGGCGACTACGAGGGCATCAGCTCGGACCTCATCCGCAAGGACAACCCGGACTATCTGATCTGGACGCACGGTGTGCCGAACGGTGAATCGCTCGACGACGTCGCCGCGCGGGCCGACAAGATCGTGGCACGTGTGCTCGAGTCCGGCCTGGACAATGTCCTGATGGTGGCGCACGGCCACTTTTCCCGGATCCTCACCGCCCGTTGGCTGGGCCTGGATCCGAGCGAGGGCCGGCACTTCATCCTGGGAACCGCAAAAGTCTGCACCTTGGGCTGGGATAAGAAGACGCCGGCCGTGGTCCGCTGGGGCCTGTAA
- a CDS encoding NAD(P)/FAD-dependent oxidoreductase produces the protein MPDVAVVGSGPNGLAAAVTLARAGLRVHVYEAAAAPGGGVRTSELMEPGHLHDVCSAVHPMVLASPFFREFGLARRIRLEVPEVSYGSPLDGGRAALAYRSLERTAAGLGRDGAAFRKLMAPLVDRVDGIADLTLNQLLRVPRDPVAAGLFGLRTLELGSRLWGLRFREDLAPALLAGVAAHAVSPLPALAAAGTGLMLGALAHADGWPVPRGGSAAIAEAMIADLEAHGGVVETEARIDSLAELPPVRATLLDVAPPGLLRLAAGRLPDRYRRALESFRFGNGACKVDFILSGPVPWAAPGLADAGTIHVGGTRDEMAEAENLVAAGRHPERPYVLVSQPSRFDASRAPAGRHILWSYCHVPAGSTVDMGEAVIAQLERFAPGFRDVVVRYQVTTAAALADYNENYVGGDFIAGLMDLRGLVQRPVLGPVPWRTPLTGVYLCSSSTPPGPGVTGMPGFHAARYALKDIFGLGVPTLGI, from the coding sequence ATGCCTGACGTCGCCGTCGTCGGCTCCGGCCCCAATGGACTCGCCGCAGCGGTGACGCTCGCCCGTGCCGGGCTCAGGGTGCATGTCTATGAGGCGGCCGCGGCGCCAGGCGGCGGGGTGCGTACCTCGGAGCTGATGGAACCCGGCCACCTCCATGACGTCTGCTCGGCGGTGCACCCGATGGTCCTGGCTTCCCCGTTCTTCCGGGAGTTCGGGCTGGCGCGGCGGATCCGGCTGGAGGTGCCCGAGGTTTCGTACGGTTCACCGCTCGACGGCGGCCGTGCAGCCCTGGCATACCGCTCCCTGGAACGGACCGCCGCCGGGCTGGGCCGGGACGGCGCCGCGTTCCGCAAGCTCATGGCCCCGCTCGTGGACCGGGTGGACGGCATAGCGGACCTGACCCTCAACCAGCTGCTCCGGGTGCCACGGGACCCCGTGGCGGCCGGACTGTTCGGTCTGCGCACCCTGGAACTGGGATCCCGGCTCTGGGGGCTCAGATTTCGTGAAGACCTGGCGCCGGCCCTCCTGGCCGGGGTCGCGGCACATGCCGTGTCACCGCTGCCGGCGCTGGCCGCCGCGGGCACAGGACTCATGCTGGGAGCACTGGCGCATGCCGACGGCTGGCCGGTGCCGCGCGGCGGCTCAGCAGCCATCGCCGAGGCCATGATCGCGGACCTCGAGGCCCACGGCGGCGTGGTGGAAACGGAGGCGCGGATCGACTCCCTGGCAGAGCTTCCCCCGGTCCGGGCCACCCTGCTGGACGTCGCACCGCCCGGACTGCTCCGGCTGGCGGCCGGAAGACTCCCCGACCGGTACCGGCGGGCCCTCGAGTCGTTCCGCTTCGGAAATGGCGCCTGCAAGGTCGACTTCATCCTCTCCGGCCCGGTGCCCTGGGCTGCCCCGGGGCTTGCCGACGCCGGCACCATTCACGTGGGCGGCACCCGCGACGAAATGGCCGAGGCGGAGAACCTGGTCGCCGCAGGCCGGCATCCGGAGCGGCCCTACGTGCTGGTTTCCCAGCCGTCACGCTTCGACGCCTCTCGCGCGCCCGCGGGACGGCACATCCTCTGGAGCTACTGCCACGTTCCCGCCGGTTCCACCGTAGACATGGGCGAGGCCGTGATTGCCCAACTGGAGCGCTTCGCGCCGGGGTTCCGTGACGTCGTCGTGCGGTACCAGGTAACGACGGCGGCCGCGCTGGCGGACTACAACGAGAACTATGTCGGCGGTGATTTCATTGCGGGCCTGATGGACCTCCGCGGCCTGGTCCAACGCCCGGTTCTCGGCCCGGTCCCGTGGCGGACCCCGCTCACGGGCGTGTACCTCTGCTCCTCGTCGACGCCCCCGGGTCCCGGGGTGACCGGAATGCCGGGATTCCACGCCGCAAGATATGCCTTGAAGGACATATTTGGGCTTGGGGTGCCGACCCTCGGGATTTAG
- a CDS encoding response regulator transcription factor, protein MGDRHHPGLVRPGAAASRLPRCAPGQGRTWVGEPVDVVLMDLQMGTGMDGVTATGRIKAGGAGQPAPPVLILTTYDSDADILAAVEAGASGYMLKDPRRNRSARRWNGAIAKQLFISEATVKTHLVHIYGKLDVDNRTAAISVAAQHRIIRRF, encoded by the coding sequence GTGGGTGACCGTCACCACCCCGGACTCGTCAGACCCGGCGCAGCAGCCTCACGATTGCCTCGCTGCGCTCCCGGCCAAGGGCGGACGTGGGTCGGCGAGCCGGTCGACGTCGTACTCATGGATCTGCAGATGGGCACCGGCATGGACGGCGTCACCGCGACCGGCAGGATCAAGGCCGGCGGGGCCGGACAGCCCGCCCCGCCGGTGCTCATCCTCACGACCTATGACTCCGACGCCGATATCCTCGCCGCGGTCGAAGCCGGTGCCAGCGGCTACATGCTTAAGGACCCCCGCCGGAACAGATCTGCAAGGCGGTGGAACGGGGCCATCGCCAAGCAGCTGTTCATCTCCGAGGCAACGGTCAAGACCCACCTCGTGCACATTTACGGCAAGCTCGACGTGGACAACCGCACGGCCGCCATCTCCGTGGCCGCGCAGCACAGGATCATCCGGCGCTTCTGA